A window of Zingiber officinale cultivar Zhangliang chromosome 5A, Zo_v1.1, whole genome shotgun sequence contains these coding sequences:
- the LOC121979599 gene encoding uncharacterized protein LOC121979599 — translation MPAKLNKNFSNENPDLGRQIGCVTGIFQLFDVRRFLSGRHSNCLKHKNPPSGKNALLNSARNESEPRPCSSEISDSEFRITEQEKNLTNYLYENGKASTESSRASCSSSSSSSFSSLEFNKSSQKDACPFDRAFFSDMSRMNSSIFMQLDGEFKSTNSPPVARKLNNHAYKHEDSPRPSLPANLDEAIRIVIELEKAPWRFTDLESKDASFTQELQRTPRFSLDGRENSKSCNQVRELPRLSLDSRQGPHQKSISTFASRTSLPFEDLDRASSRSYLNRASNLLQDLSSKRRHPSVVEKLMGLEDMAELSSPAQTAVTRQNLVTKNAQISQSIQRRDSILTKTAQGNRQSERSPKASKPLTKASDTHESFRPPVVIMKPAKTIDIANASTHSMMQLEGLSTLPKVHIRSTGREKSHAGITTDRRSTASNNSPRCQSNSTLRLGENVAVSPRASGTRSPRPDEAEKKKKKRAQAEKVTKCRLGDTSPASNTSGGLPLQSTAPRQRRKPSEKKLLEEVCSEIEDWLELIYKENILHPSEGWENFGSEKTKVALQVESLLLQDLIDEVVGESGAQAKTSKFA, via the exons ATGCCTGCAAAGTTGAACAAGAATTTTTCTAATGAAAACCCAGATTTGGGGAGGCAAATTGGGTGTGTGACTGGGATCTTTCAGCTGTTCGACGTCCGCCGTTTCCTCTCAGGGAGGCACTCAAACTGCCTCAAGCATAAGAATCCTCCTTCAG GAAAAAATGCTCTTCTGAACAGTGCAAGGAATGAGTCAGAGCCAAGACCATGTTCTTCAGAGATTTCAG ATTCTGAATTCAGAATTACTGAACAGGAGAAAAATCTAACCAACTACTTGTATGAAAATGGAAAGGCTTCGACAGAATCGTCCAGAGCTTCTTGCTCCTCTTCTTCcagctcttccttctcttctctagaATTTAACAAATCTTCTCAAAAAGATGCGTGCCCATTCGACAGAGCATTCTTTTCAGATATGTCCCGGATGAACTCATCGATCTTCATGCAACTTGATGGTGAATTTAAGTCCACAAACAGTCCACCAGTTGCTAGAAAGCTGAACAACCATGCTTACAAACATGAagactctcctaggccttcactGCCAGCAAATCTCGACGAAGCAATTAGAATTGTGATTGAACTCGAGAAAGCACCTTGGCGGTTTACCGACCTTGAGTCTAAGGATGCCTCATTTACCCAGGAGTTGCAGAGAACTCCGAGGTTCTCATTGGATGGGAGGGAGAACTCCAAGTCTTGTAACCAAGTCAGAGAGCTTCCAAGACTGTCACTGGATAGCAGGCAAGGTCCTCATCAAAAGAGCATTTCTACCTTTGCTTCCAGAACAAGTTTACCTTTTGAGGACCTGgacagagcaagcagtagatccTACTTGAATAGAGCTTCCAATCTGCTTCAGGATCTTAGCAGCAAAAGGAGGCACCCTAGTGTCGTCGAAAAGCTCATGGGCTTAGAAGACATGGCTGAATTAAGCTCGCCAGCTCAAACCGCAGTTACCAGACAAAATCTTGTTACAAAAAATGCTCAAATTTCTCAATCCATTCAAAGAAGAGATTCAATCTTGACAAAGACAGCGCAAGGCAATCGTCAAAGTGAGAGATCACCGAAGGCGAGCAAACCGCTGACAAAAGCAAGTGATACTCATGAATCCTTTCGGCCTCCGGTTGTAATCATGAAACCTGCGAAGACTATCGACATAGCAAACGCCTCAACTCACTCCATGATGCAACTGGAAGGCCTATCAACTCTTCCTAAGGTGCATATACGGAGTACTGGAAGGGAAAAAAGTCATGCTGGCATCACAACTGACAGAAGGTCTACTGCAAGCAATAATTCACCCAGATGTCAATCAAACTCAACTTTGAGGCTGGGAGAAAACGTTGCAGTTTCACCGAGAGCTTCAGGCACTAGAAGCCCCAGACCAGACgaagcagagaagaagaagaagaagagagcccAAGCAGAGAAGGTTACAAAGTGTCGCCTCGGTGACACATCGCCAGCTTCAAACACAAGTGGTGGGTTGCCATTACAATCGACTGCTCCACGGCAGAGGAGGAAGCCAAGTGAGAAGAAATTGCTTGAAGAAGTGTGCTCTGAGATCGAGGATTGGCTAGAACTCATATACAAGGAAAACATTCTTCATCCATCTGAAGGATGGGAAAATTTTGGCTCTGAGAAAACGAAGGTGGCCTTGCAGGTCGAAAGTTTGCTGCTTCAGGATTTGATCGATGAAGTTGTAGGTGAAAGTGGTGCGCAGGCCAAGACAAGCAAATTTGCTTAG